One genomic segment of Helianthus annuus cultivar XRQ/B chromosome 14, HanXRQr2.0-SUNRISE, whole genome shotgun sequence includes these proteins:
- the LOC110904017 gene encoding probable calcium-binding protein CML46 — protein MSFMIVDLIQYFRDTGIYLFSSQHSKVPLEKTTHDPILSKTHLSFTNNKTTFDNHSVHGDDLELLMVNLGVSGCEKLPEVLNTEDVFNIFEEEEPRLDEVKEAFDVFDENKDGFIDVQELQRVMLVLGLKERMEIEDCRRMIRAFDQNADGRIDFNEFVKLMENSFC, from the coding sequence ATGAGTTTCATGATAGTTGATTTGATCCAATACTTCAGGGACACCGGAATCTATTTGTTTTCATCTCAACATTCCAAGGTTCCACTTGAGAAGACGACCCATGATCCCATACTATCAAAAACACACCTTTCTTTCACCAACAACAAGACCACCTTTGACAATCACAGTGTCCACGGAGATGATTTGGAGTTGCTGATGGTGAATCTCGGTGTTTCGGGCTGTGAAAAGCTACCCGAGGTGTTGAATACTGAAGATGTGTTTAATATTTTTGAAGAGGAAGAACCAAGATTGGATGAAGTGAAAGAAGCATTTGATGTTTTTGATGAAAACAAAGACGGGTTTATTGATGTACAAGAGTTGCAGAGAGTTATGTTGGTTTTGGGATTGAAGGAAAGAATGGAGATTGAAGATTGTAGGAGGATGATCCGAGCGTTTGATCAGAACGCCGATGGTAGGATAGATTTCAATGAGTTTGTGAAGTTGATGGAGAATTCTTTCTGTTGA
- the LOC110905980 gene encoding 60S ribosomal protein L39-1-like yields the protein MPSHKSFKIKKKLGKKKRQNKPIPKWIVFRTGNTIKYNAKRRHWRHTKLKF from the exons ATG CCGTCTCATAAATCGTTCAAGATCAAGAAGAAGCTAGGGAAGAAGAAGAGGCAGAACAAGCCTATTCCTAAATGGATTGTTTTTCGCACCGGCAACACCATCAAGTACAATGCCAAACGTAGGCACTGGCGCCACACCAAATTAAAGTTTTAG